A region of the Candidatus Nanopelagicales bacterium genome:
GCACTGAAGGACAGCCGCCCGGCCAAGTCCCGGAACGCGTCGTACTTGACCACGGCGACGTGGCGCAGTGAATGCGCGACATCGTCACGGGTTGCCTGCACCAACACCGCAAGTTCCTCAACGGTCTTGGTGGCAGCGTCGACGCTCGAGATCCGGTCGAGCAGGACGTCGACCACGTCCACATCGGCCTGGGCGATCCGCCGGTAGTCCCGGCTCGCCGCGCGGGCGGTTCGCAGCGCCTTCACCGCTATCACTGTGGCGATCACGGCCACCAACACAGCAACGATCGCCACACCGATGAGGGCGATCGAGTTGGTGTTGGACACGGCCGCAACCTTAGCCGAGCAGCGATACTCGCCGGGATGACGTTTGCTGAGGTCGTAACCGGCCAAGAAAGCCTGCGGGTCTGCCCGCCCAGGCGATCGCCCCGAGCCGCGCTCACCCGGCCGCAGACGACGCGCGGGGTTTAGGGTCTCAGGGGTGTGGCTGGATACTGAACGACACGGCCGGACCGGCGACCCGGAGACCGTGTTCGGCGCGGGCAAGACCCCCGTGGAGATTGCCGTCGCGCTGGCGGGATTGCAGGCGGCCCACCCGGACCGGGCGGTGC
Encoded here:
- a CDS encoding DUF4446 family protein: MSNTNSIALIGVAIVAVLVAVIATVIAVKALRTARAASRDYRRIAQADVDVVDVLLDRISSVDAATKTVEELAVLVQATRDDVAHSLRHVAVVKYDAFRDLAGRLSFSAAVLDDVGDGVILTSLHGRSQTQFIAKGVTAGDAAGLSPEEKQAVGYALKGVDQ